The Eleginops maclovinus isolate JMC-PN-2008 ecotype Puerto Natales chromosome 3, JC_Emac_rtc_rv5, whole genome shotgun sequence genome includes a region encoding these proteins:
- the LOC134862010 gene encoding neurexophilin 1, with translation MRGDAPQRGMKTPCLWAAALLLSVVSLVTSADSPSSGNSALRESSKSKVKTYWTEGSKAVSISRLLSQGFYGKENFTSLDLNYDEADSFSKQEQWNWLYNTSHPRDARSRTKRRPIVKTGKFKKMFGWGDFHSNIKTVKLNLLITGKIVDHGNGTFSVYFRHNSTGQGNVSVGLVPPTKAVEFQVHQQFHHHHHHQQQQQQQQTALETKDNKLFNCRVEYEKVEKGTRNSLCAHDPSQSCPQEQTQSHVSWLCSKPFKVICIFITFYSTDYKLVQKVCPDYNYHSDTPYLPTG, from the coding sequence GTGACCAGTGCTGATTCACCAAGTTCAGGAAATTCGGCCTTGAGAGAAAGCTCAAAATCCAAAGTGAAGACCTACTGGACTGAAGGTAGCAAGGCAGTCTCTATCAGCCGTCTGCTGTCCCAGGGCTTCTATGGCAAAGAGAACTTCACCTCTCTGGATCTGAACTATGACGAGGCGGACTCGTTCTCTAAGCAGGAGCAGTGGAATTGGCTTTATAACACTTCTCACCCCCGCGACGCTCGATCCAGGACAAAGCGGAGGCCCATCGTCAAAACCGGCAAGTTCAAGAAGATGTTCGGTTGGGGAGACTTCCACTCCAACATCAAGACGGTGAAGCTCAACCTTCTCATTACTGGTAAAATCGTGGATCACGGAAATGGGACATTCAGCGTCTACTTCCGCCACAACTCCACTGGTCAGGGCAACGTTTCCGTTGGACTCGTTCCGCCAACCAAAGCTGTGGAGTTCCAGGTCCACCAGCAGttccaccaccaccatcaccaccagcaacagcagcagcagcagcagacggcTCTAGAGACCAAGGACAACAAGCTGTTCAACTGCAGGGTGGAGTACGAGAAGGTGGAGAAGGGCACCAGGAACTCGCTGTGTGCCCACGACCCCTCGCAGAGCTGCCCACAGGAGCAGACCCAGAGCCACGTGTCCTGGCTGTGCTCCAAGCCCTTCAAAGTCATCTGCATCTTCATCACCTTCTACAGCACCGACTACAAGCTGGTGCAGAAGGTGTGTCCAGATTACAACTACCACAGTGACACCCCCTACCTCCCCACCGGGTGA